A stretch of Microbacterium sp. LWH3-1.2 DNA encodes these proteins:
- the recQ gene encoding DNA helicase RecQ, whose translation MTIPQGDPYADLAWEPEFAPPPDDSWAPPEDGWMPPPDPVAGGSTSIDPFAGAGPRRDFAGVDAGTVLREVYGYDAFRGEQGAIVDHVIAGGDAVVLMPTGGGKSVCYQVPALARPGTGLVVSPLIALMHDQVDALVANGVRAAYLNSTQAPPERAAVERAYLAGELDLLYVAPERLNTETTLRFLARGKLSVIAIDEAHCVSQWGHDFRPDYLALGALAERFPGVPRLALTATATPATHREMTERLQLPQARHFVSSFDRPNIQYRIEAKSDPRRQLVAFIRSQGSGAAGIVYALSRKSVEQTAEFLSAQGVDALPYHAGLPAETRAANQSRFLREDGVVMVATIAFGMGIDKPDVRFVAHIDLPKSVEGYYQETGRAGRDGEASVAWMAYGLGDVVQQRRMIDQSPGDRAFKTRLGQHLDAMLGLCETVGCRRQNLLAYFGEASAPCGNCDTCLEAPDTWDGLVPAQKLLSTIVRLQRERGQAFGAGHLVDILRGASTDRIRQQGHDRISTYGLGADLSDQDWRSVIRQLLARGILVARGEYGTLALGESASGVLRGETPVPLRRDVMGRSGGIARVRKTTAPESLDPANAGLFEALRAWRAGVAKELGVPAYIVFGDATLRALAERRPESLADLDGVSGIGAKKREAYGEAVLAVVAAD comes from the coding sequence GTGACAATCCCCCAGGGCGACCCGTACGCCGACCTCGCGTGGGAGCCCGAGTTCGCGCCCCCGCCCGACGACTCGTGGGCGCCGCCGGAGGACGGATGGATGCCGCCGCCCGACCCGGTGGCGGGCGGCTCGACGTCGATCGACCCGTTCGCAGGAGCCGGTCCTCGCCGGGACTTCGCCGGCGTCGACGCCGGCACTGTGCTGAGAGAGGTGTACGGGTACGACGCGTTCCGGGGCGAGCAGGGCGCGATCGTCGACCACGTGATCGCCGGCGGCGACGCCGTCGTGCTCATGCCCACCGGTGGCGGCAAGAGCGTCTGCTACCAGGTGCCTGCGCTCGCGCGCCCGGGCACGGGGCTCGTCGTGAGCCCCCTCATCGCGCTGATGCACGACCAGGTCGATGCGCTCGTCGCCAACGGCGTGCGCGCCGCCTACCTCAACTCGACGCAGGCGCCGCCCGAACGCGCGGCCGTCGAGCGCGCATACCTCGCGGGCGAGCTCGACCTGCTCTACGTCGCCCCCGAGCGGCTCAACACCGAGACGACGCTGCGGTTCCTCGCGCGGGGAAAGCTCAGCGTCATCGCGATCGACGAGGCGCACTGCGTGTCGCAGTGGGGCCACGACTTCCGGCCCGACTACCTCGCGTTGGGCGCCCTCGCCGAACGGTTCCCCGGGGTGCCGCGCCTCGCGCTGACGGCGACGGCGACGCCCGCGACGCACCGCGAGATGACAGAGCGGCTGCAGCTGCCGCAGGCGCGCCACTTCGTGTCGAGCTTCGACCGCCCGAACATCCAGTACCGCATCGAGGCCAAGTCCGACCCGCGGCGTCAGCTCGTCGCGTTCATCCGTTCGCAGGGGTCCGGCGCGGCGGGCATCGTCTACGCGCTGAGCCGCAAGTCGGTCGAGCAGACGGCCGAGTTCCTCTCTGCGCAGGGCGTCGACGCCCTGCCGTATCACGCGGGCCTTCCCGCCGAGACGCGCGCCGCGAACCAGTCCCGGTTCCTCCGCGAGGACGGCGTCGTGATGGTCGCGACGATCGCGTTCGGCATGGGCATCGACAAGCCCGACGTCCGCTTCGTCGCGCACATCGACCTGCCGAAGTCCGTCGAGGGGTACTACCAGGAGACCGGCCGCGCGGGCCGCGACGGCGAGGCATCCGTCGCGTGGATGGCCTATGGGCTCGGCGACGTCGTGCAGCAGCGCCGCATGATCGACCAGTCGCCCGGCGACCGCGCGTTCAAGACCCGGCTCGGTCAGCACCTCGACGCCATGCTAGGCCTGTGCGAGACGGTCGGATGCCGCCGCCAGAACCTGCTCGCCTACTTCGGCGAAGCCTCGGCCCCGTGCGGCAACTGCGACACGTGCCTCGAGGCGCCGGACACGTGGGACGGGCTCGTGCCCGCGCAGAAGCTACTGTCGACGATCGTGCGGCTGCAGCGCGAGCGCGGCCAGGCGTTCGGTGCGGGCCACCTCGTCGACATCCTCCGCGGCGCCTCGACCGACCGCATCCGGCAGCAGGGCCACGACCGGATCTCGACGTACGGGCTGGGCGCCGACCTCAGCGATCAGGACTGGCGCAGTGTGATCCGCCAGCTGCTGGCCCGCGGCATCCTGGTCGCCCGCGGCGAGTACGGCACGCTCGCTCTCGGTGAGTCGGCGTCCGGCGTGCTGCGCGGGGAGACGCCCGTGCCCCTCCGCCGCGACGTGATGGGCCGCTCCGGCGGGATTGCGCGCGTGCGCAAGACCACCGCTCCCGAGAGTCTCGACCCCGCGAACGCCGGCCTGTTCGAAGCGCTGCGCGCCTGGCGCGCCGGCGTCGCGAAAGAGCTCGGCGTGCCGGCCTACATCGTGTTCGGCGACGCGACGCTGCGCGCGCTCGCCGAGCGCCGGCCCGAGAGCCTCGCCGACCTCGACGGCGTCTCGGGCATCGGCGCCAAGAAGCGCGAGGCCTACGGCGAGGCCGTGCTCGCGGTGGTCGCCGCCGACTGA
- a CDS encoding glycoside hydrolase family 3 C-terminal domain-containing protein: MCAYEEVGFGFNKGVLTGLLRERFGFDGIVCTDWGLVTDQPIMGTDFAARAWGVEHLTPAERMVKILDAGADQFGGAHDPSLLLGLVRDGLVSEERLDVSARRLLREKFELGLFENPFVDVEAADAIVGSIEFRAAGEAAQRASITVLSNDGTLPLRRGVKLYVEGVAPDVAARFGEVVQTPEEADAAILRLQAPYEQRGTMFENFFHAGSLDFPEEVVAHVREVSAVVPTIVDVFLDRPAILGPIVEVAAAVAANWGAGADALLDVLTGAAPATGKLPFDVPGSMAAVEASRPDVPFDTADPLFRFGHGLSLKP; this comes from the coding sequence ATGTGCGCGTACGAGGAGGTTGGCTTCGGCTTCAACAAGGGCGTGCTCACGGGCCTGCTGCGCGAGCGCTTCGGCTTCGACGGCATCGTCTGCACCGACTGGGGCCTCGTCACCGATCAGCCGATCATGGGCACGGACTTCGCCGCCCGCGCGTGGGGCGTCGAGCACCTCACCCCCGCGGAACGCATGGTGAAGATCCTCGACGCCGGCGCAGACCAGTTCGGCGGCGCGCACGACCCGTCGCTGCTTCTCGGCCTCGTGCGCGACGGCCTTGTGAGTGAGGAGCGCCTCGACGTCTCCGCCCGCCGCCTGCTCCGCGAGAAGTTCGAGCTCGGCCTGTTCGAGAACCCGTTCGTCGACGTCGAGGCGGCCGACGCCATCGTCGGGTCGATCGAGTTCCGGGCCGCCGGCGAGGCCGCGCAGCGCGCCTCGATCACCGTGCTCTCGAACGACGGCACCCTGCCCCTGCGCCGCGGTGTGAAGCTCTACGTCGAGGGCGTCGCGCCCGACGTGGCAGCGCGGTTCGGCGAGGTCGTCCAGACGCCGGAGGAAGCGGATGCTGCGATCCTGCGCTTGCAGGCGCCGTACGAGCAGCGCGGCACGATGTTCGAGAACTTCTTCCACGCGGGGTCGCTCGACTTCCCCGAGGAGGTCGTCGCCCATGTGCGGGAGGTGTCGGCGGTCGTGCCGACGATCGTGGACGTGTTCCTCGATCGTCCCGCGATCCTCGGCCCGATCGTGGAGGTCGCAGCCGCGGTCGCAGCGAACTGGGGCGCGGGGGCCGACGCGCTCCTGGACGTGCTGACCGGCGCGGCCCCGGCGACGGGCAAGCTGCCGTTCGATGTGCCGGGCTCGATGGCGGCGGTCGAGGCATCCCGTCCCGACGTCCCCTTCGACACCGCCGACCCGCTGTTCCGCTTCGGGCACGGCCTCTCGCTCAAGCCGTAG
- a CDS encoding VOC family protein, with amino-acid sequence MAPPPTAITTAFIPVHDPRASAHWYADAFGLGILEESDFSSVLAGSHGQVTLMGPKSGIHVEPGLPWATCNFRVDDLASVHERLTRLGAHPGDELGDPERCLFFTATDPDGNTILVTDR; translated from the coding sequence ATGGCACCACCGCCGACGGCCATCACGACAGCGTTCATCCCCGTGCACGACCCGCGCGCGAGCGCGCACTGGTACGCGGACGCCTTCGGCCTGGGCATCCTCGAGGAGAGCGACTTCTCGAGCGTGCTCGCGGGGTCGCACGGGCAGGTGACGCTGATGGGCCCGAAGAGCGGCATCCATGTCGAACCGGGCCTGCCGTGGGCGACCTGCAACTTCCGCGTCGACGACCTCGCCTCCGTGCACGAAAGGCTCACCAGGCTGGGCGCGCACCCGGGTGATGAGCTCGGCGACCCCGAGCGCTGCCTGTTCTTCACTGCGACCGATCCCGACGGGAACACCATCCTCGTCACCGACCGCTGA
- a CDS encoding APC family permease, with translation MAALGEQLFRRKPIVIQQKHHKGEELARNIGTFQLMMFGVGATVGTGIFFVLSESIPEAGPAVIISFIVAAICAGLSALCYAELASAIPVSGSTYSYTYHALGEIWAVIIAGCVLLEYGVAVSAVAVGWSGYFNELLENTLGFRLPDALSVSFIPGSDGAATGGIINLPAVVLVGLCCLLLIRGVAESATVNTIMVLIKLGVLALFIVLGFTAFNADHFEDFFAFGAAGISAAAATIFFSFIGLDAVATAGEEVRNPQKALPQAIIGALIIVSTVYILVAIAGLAAEPVEFFSTEEASQAGLAQILENITGNPVWGTILAAGAVVSIFSVTLVTLYGQTRILFSISRDGLVPRRFLKVNAKTMTPIYNTIVVSAIVAVIAGFVPSDYLWDTVSIGTLVAFSVVALAVIVLRRTKPDLERPFRVPLYPVVPILTIAACVYILSGLAAVTWVIFGTWIAIVLLYYWFYGRKHATLNDYTSPEQIAEPIHPEDET, from the coding sequence ATGGCCGCACTCGGCGAGCAGCTCTTTCGACGCAAGCCCATCGTCATCCAGCAGAAACACCACAAGGGCGAAGAGCTCGCCCGGAACATCGGCACGTTCCAGCTCATGATGTTCGGCGTCGGCGCGACCGTCGGCACCGGCATCTTCTTCGTTCTGAGCGAGTCGATCCCCGAGGCGGGCCCTGCGGTGATCATCTCGTTCATCGTCGCCGCGATCTGCGCCGGCCTCTCGGCGCTGTGCTACGCCGAGCTCGCCTCCGCCATCCCGGTGAGCGGCTCCACCTACTCGTACACCTACCACGCACTGGGCGAGATCTGGGCGGTGATCATCGCGGGCTGCGTGCTGCTGGAGTACGGCGTCGCCGTCTCGGCGGTCGCTGTCGGCTGGAGCGGCTACTTCAACGAGCTGCTCGAGAACACCCTCGGATTCCGGCTGCCGGATGCCCTCTCGGTGTCATTCATCCCCGGATCCGATGGAGCGGCGACCGGCGGCATCATCAACCTGCCCGCCGTCGTCCTCGTGGGCCTGTGCTGTCTGCTCCTCATCCGAGGGGTCGCCGAGTCGGCCACGGTCAACACGATCATGGTGCTGATCAAGCTCGGGGTGCTGGCGCTGTTCATCGTCCTCGGCTTCACCGCCTTCAACGCCGACCACTTCGAGGACTTCTTCGCGTTCGGCGCAGCCGGCATCAGCGCCGCCGCGGCGACGATCTTCTTCTCGTTCATCGGCCTCGACGCCGTCGCGACGGCGGGCGAGGAGGTGCGCAATCCGCAGAAGGCGCTCCCGCAGGCGATCATCGGCGCCCTCATCATCGTCTCGACGGTGTACATCCTGGTCGCGATCGCGGGGCTGGCCGCCGAACCGGTCGAGTTCTTCTCGACCGAGGAGGCCAGCCAGGCGGGCCTCGCGCAGATCCTCGAGAACATCACGGGCAACCCGGTCTGGGGCACGATCCTCGCGGCCGGCGCGGTCGTCTCGATCTTCTCGGTGACGCTGGTGACGCTCTATGGCCAGACCCGCATCCTGTTCTCGATATCGCGCGACGGCCTCGTCCCCCGCCGGTTCCTCAAGGTCAACGCCAAGACCATGACGCCGATCTACAACACGATCGTCGTCTCGGCGATCGTCGCGGTCATCGCCGGGTTCGTTCCGTCGGACTACCTGTGGGACACGGTCTCGATCGGCACGCTGGTCGCCTTCAGCGTCGTGGCGCTCGCGGTCATCGTGCTGCGGCGCACGAAGCCCGACCTCGAGCGGCCCTTCCGGGTTCCGCTCTACCCGGTGGTGCCGATCCTCACGATCGCCGCGTGCGTCTACATCCTGTCGGGGCTCGCGGCCGTCACGTGGGTGATCTTCGGCACCTGGATCGCGATCGTGCTGCTCTATTACTGGTTCTACGGACGGAAGCACGCGACGCTGAACGACTACACCTCTCCGGAGCAGATCGCCGAGCCGATCCATCCCGAGGACGAGACGTGA
- a CDS encoding GNAT family N-acetyltransferase — translation MAPQPVRRATVDDADVVARLLHDFNTEFDTDTPGPFVLAERLRRLLADGQTLALLGGEPASGVALLTLRPNVWYPGPVALLDEMYVVPDARGGGIGGAIVDRLIADCRRDGVSAIEINVDQADVDAQRFYERHGFQGVDPDTGERAYYFSQEL, via the coding sequence ATGGCCCCTCAACCGGTGCGCAGAGCGACGGTCGACGATGCCGATGTCGTCGCCCGCCTGCTGCACGACTTCAACACCGAGTTCGACACCGACACGCCCGGTCCGTTCGTGCTGGCCGAGCGGCTGCGGCGCCTTCTCGCCGACGGGCAGACGCTCGCCCTCCTCGGCGGGGAGCCCGCCAGTGGCGTCGCGCTCTTGACGCTGCGACCCAACGTCTGGTACCCCGGACCGGTGGCGCTCCTCGACGAGATGTACGTCGTGCCTGACGCCCGAGGCGGCGGCATCGGCGGCGCGATCGTGGACCGACTGATCGCGGACTGCCGTCGTGACGGCGTGTCGGCGATCGAGATCAACGTCGATCAGGCCGACGTCGATGCGCAGCGCTTCTACGAGCGACACGGCTTCCAGGGCGTCGACCCCGATACCGGCGAGCGGGCGTACTACTTCTCGCAGGAGCTGTAG
- a CDS encoding formate--tetrahydrofolate ligase translates to MATSNIEIAQRAELWPITRIAEGLGIPDEELEPYGRYKAKVSLRHLRTLRERSRGRLVLMTAVSPTPAGEGKTTTTVGLGDALTRIGERAMICLREPALGPVFGMKGGAAGGGYAQVVPMEDINLHFTGDFSAIGIATNLLAALIDNHVHHGNALGIDVRRVTWRRVLDVNDRALRDAVIGLGGPSNGYPREDGFDIVVASEVMAIFCLATGLADLKDRLGEIVVAYTRDRTPIRARDLHAHGAMAAILRDALAPNLVQTLEHTPAFVHGGPFANIAHGCNSYLATDSALRMADYVVTEAGFGADLGAEKFVDILCRTTGLRPDVAVVVATVRAMKYHGGVEVADLPRENVAALQHGTANLLRHLETLRETWGIPTVVAVNHRAEDTDAETAALVAAAESVGVTAVVAKHFAQGSAGAEDLAREVVRLCDARAAEPEEAASALRFTYPDDASLWRKISAIATRIYGASEITASTAVRAQIKRLQDEGYGGYPVCVAKTQYSFSTDPKLRGAPTGHVVDIREVRLAAGARFVVMICGDIMTMPGLPAVPAANTIDVDDDGRIVGLF, encoded by the coding sequence GTGGCCACGAGCAACATCGAGATCGCACAGCGGGCCGAACTCTGGCCGATCACCCGGATCGCCGAGGGGCTCGGCATTCCTGACGAGGAGCTCGAGCCCTACGGCCGCTACAAGGCGAAAGTGTCGCTGCGGCACCTTCGCACGCTCCGGGAAAGGTCGCGTGGGCGGCTCGTGCTCATGACCGCCGTCTCGCCGACGCCCGCGGGGGAGGGCAAGACCACGACAACCGTCGGCCTCGGCGACGCGCTCACCCGCATCGGCGAGCGGGCCATGATCTGCCTGCGCGAGCCCGCGCTCGGGCCGGTGTTCGGCATGAAGGGCGGAGCGGCAGGCGGCGGCTACGCGCAGGTCGTGCCCATGGAGGACATCAACCTTCACTTCACCGGCGACTTCTCGGCCATCGGCATCGCGACGAACCTGCTCGCGGCGCTCATCGACAACCACGTGCACCACGGCAACGCGCTCGGCATCGACGTACGCCGGGTGACCTGGCGGCGCGTGCTCGACGTCAACGACCGGGCGCTGCGCGACGCAGTGATCGGGCTCGGCGGCCCCTCCAACGGCTATCCCCGCGAGGACGGCTTCGACATCGTGGTGGCGAGCGAGGTGATGGCGATCTTCTGTCTCGCGACCGGTCTCGCCGACCTCAAGGATCGCCTCGGTGAGATCGTTGTCGCGTACACCCGCGACCGCACCCCGATCCGCGCCCGCGACCTGCACGCGCACGGCGCGATGGCGGCGATCCTCCGCGACGCGCTCGCCCCGAACCTGGTGCAGACCCTCGAGCACACGCCGGCGTTCGTGCACGGCGGGCCGTTCGCGAACATCGCACACGGGTGCAACTCGTACCTCGCGACCGATTCCGCGCTGCGCATGGCCGACTACGTCGTCACCGAGGCCGGCTTCGGCGCCGACCTGGGCGCAGAGAAGTTCGTCGACATCCTGTGTCGCACCACCGGCCTCCGGCCCGACGTGGCCGTGGTCGTCGCGACGGTGCGCGCGATGAAGTACCACGGCGGCGTCGAGGTCGCCGACCTCCCGCGCGAGAACGTCGCGGCCCTCCAACACGGCACCGCAAACCTCCTGCGCCATCTGGAGACCCTGCGCGAGACCTGGGGGATCCCGACGGTCGTCGCGGTCAACCACCGCGCGGAGGACACGGATGCTGAGACAGCGGCGCTCGTCGCGGCTGCCGAGTCCGTCGGGGTCACGGCCGTGGTCGCGAAGCACTTCGCCCAGGGGAGCGCCGGGGCGGAGGATCTGGCGCGCGAGGTCGTGAGGCTCTGCGACGCGCGCGCCGCCGAACCCGAGGAGGCAGCATCCGCTCTCCGCTTCACGTATCCGGATGACGCCTCCCTGTGGCGCAAGATCAGCGCGATCGCGACGCGCATCTACGGGGCGTCCGAGATCACCGCGTCGACCGCCGTCCGGGCGCAGATCAAGCGCCTGCAGGACGAGGGCTACGGCGGCTACCCGGTGTGCGTCGCGAAGACGCAGTACTCGTTCTCCACCGATCCGAAGCTGCGCGGTGCTCCGACGGGCCACGTCGTCGACATCCGCGAGGTGCGGCTGGCGGCGGGGGCGCGATTCGTCGTGATGATCTGCGGCGACATCATGACCATGCCGGGTCTGCCGGCCGTGCCCGCAGCCAACACGATCGACGTCGACGACGACGGGCGCATCGTCGGGCTCTTCTGA
- a CDS encoding GNAT family N-acetyltransferase: MGTRRPAAARTREHARDEAHLGGPETAAELDERQQRYLRLAEAGEAAMYRIEVDGTPVGGIGYWQAEEDGTPAWETGWNVFSEWQGRGIARAALRLVIRLVAARGDRELLVAYPGVDNPASNALCRAAGFTHRGSGTEPWRGGELSFNIWVLDLSPLDLDGREPDLDERFDEGVLDEKVWWPYYLPHWSSRERTAAGYSIAPDALELRIDAETPPWSPEFDEGNRVSHLQTGQFSGPAGSPIGQHRFREGLVVREAQPERRLHLPRFGVIEVRMAAVRHPDAMVAFWPIGFEDSPDDCGEICIAEIFGSEIDDEGGWVGVGVKAQHDPRLRQDFEKIRVEGDLTEMHDYAVEWTSDELRFFIDHRWVKTVRQRIDYPMQLMLDIYEFPRADGARDASALPHVLRVERVRTFPPT, encoded by the coding sequence GTGGGGACGCGGCGACCTGCCGCTGCTCGAACGCGCGAACACGCCCGAGATGAGGCGCATCTCGGCGGTCCCGAGACGGCGGCCGAGCTCGACGAGCGTCAGCAGCGCTATCTGCGCCTCGCAGAAGCCGGCGAGGCGGCCATGTACCGGATCGAGGTCGACGGCACGCCGGTGGGGGGCATCGGGTACTGGCAGGCCGAGGAGGACGGCACGCCGGCGTGGGAGACCGGGTGGAACGTCTTCTCCGAGTGGCAGGGCCGGGGGATCGCGCGCGCGGCGCTGCGCCTGGTCATCCGCCTGGTCGCCGCGCGAGGCGACCGCGAACTGCTCGTCGCCTACCCGGGCGTGGACAATCCCGCGTCCAACGCCCTGTGCCGTGCCGCGGGCTTCACGCATCGCGGGTCGGGCACCGAGCCGTGGCGCGGGGGTGAGCTCTCGTTCAACATCTGGGTGCTCGACCTGTCGCCGCTCGACCTGGACGGCCGCGAACCCGACCTCGACGAGCGGTTCGACGAGGGCGTCCTCGACGAGAAGGTGTGGTGGCCGTACTACCTCCCGCACTGGTCGTCGCGCGAGCGCACCGCGGCGGGCTATTCGATCGCCCCGGACGCACTCGAGCTGCGCATCGACGCGGAAACACCCCCGTGGTCGCCCGAGTTCGACGAGGGCAACCGCGTCTCGCACCTGCAGACCGGGCAGTTCTCCGGACCGGCCGGCAGCCCCATCGGGCAGCACCGCTTCCGCGAGGGTCTCGTGGTGCGCGAGGCGCAGCCCGAGCGCCGGCTCCACCTGCCGCGGTTCGGCGTGATCGAGGTGCGGATGGCCGCCGTGCGCCACCCCGACGCGATGGTCGCCTTCTGGCCGATCGGCTTCGAGGACAGCCCCGACGACTGCGGCGAGATCTGCATCGCCGAGATCTTCGGCTCCGAGATCGATGACGAGGGCGGCTGGGTGGGCGTCGGCGTCAAGGCGCAGCACGATCCGCGGCTGCGGCAGGACTTCGAGAAGATCCGGGTCGAGGGCGACCTCACGGAGATGCACGACTACGCCGTCGAATGGACCTCCGACGAGCTGCGGTTCTTCATCGATCACCGCTGGGTCAAGACCGTGCGCCAGAGAATCGACTATCCGATGCAGCTCATGCTCGACATCTACGAGTTCCCGCGCGCCGACGGCGCACGCGACGCCTCCGCTCTCCCCCACGTGCTGCGGGTCGAGCGCGTCCGGACGTTCCCGCCGACCTGA
- a CDS encoding universal stress protein, with amino-acid sequence MTYLVGYGPRHDDRSAIELAFQFARSHPEPVVAVSVVPRGWGTPLAGGVDREYEEWAAGEGRLSAELALADFAHHPGIPAEAVWVAGRSAPATLIEQAVARDARMIVVGSAEDAEPGRIRLTSKTDRLVHSSPLPVAIAPRSYRTSSAVTRVTVGFRDDDASWSLLNRVAQFSRIASARMRLITFLVNPSRRPVTTDISHAQTQVIELWAVQAAAAQQEAAAHLKTLGFSDDELEYGIAAAGDWGTAVSSVGWTEGDVMVVGSSSTHRLAQVFLGSSASKILRHASVPVVVVPGVAG; translated from the coding sequence GTGACGTACCTCGTCGGCTACGGACCGCGCCACGACGATCGCAGCGCGATCGAGCTCGCGTTCCAGTTCGCTCGCTCGCATCCCGAGCCGGTCGTCGCGGTGTCGGTCGTTCCGCGGGGGTGGGGCACCCCGCTCGCCGGCGGCGTCGACCGCGAGTACGAGGAGTGGGCCGCGGGCGAGGGGCGGCTGAGCGCGGAGCTCGCCCTGGCGGACTTCGCCCACCACCCCGGCATCCCCGCCGAGGCGGTGTGGGTCGCAGGCAGGTCGGCGCCCGCGACGCTGATCGAGCAGGCGGTGGCGCGGGACGCGCGGATGATCGTGGTGGGATCTGCCGAGGATGCCGAGCCCGGGCGCATCCGGCTCACCTCCAAGACCGACCGGCTGGTCCATTCCTCACCCCTGCCGGTGGCCATCGCGCCGCGCAGCTACCGCACCAGCAGCGCGGTCACGAGGGTGACCGTCGGCTTCCGCGACGACGACGCCAGCTGGTCGCTGCTGAACCGTGTGGCCCAGTTCAGCCGGATCGCGTCGGCCCGAATGCGCCTGATCACGTTCCTCGTGAATCCGTCGCGTCGTCCGGTCACCACCGACATCAGCCACGCGCAGACCCAGGTCATCGAGCTGTGGGCGGTGCAGGCCGCCGCCGCACAGCAAGAGGCGGCCGCGCACCTGAAGACGCTCGGGTTCTCGGACGACGAGCTCGAGTACGGCATCGCCGCCGCCGGCGACTGGGGCACCGCGGTCTCGTCGGTCGGCTGGACCGAGGGCGATGTCATGGTCGTGGGGTCATCGTCGACGCACCGTCTGGCCCAGGTGTTCCTGGGCTCCAGCGCCTCGAAGATCCTGCGCCACGCATCCGTGCCCGTCGTGGTCGTGCCCGGCGTCGCCGGGTAG